The Deinococcus puniceus genome segment GGCTTTCCCCGCACAGACTCAGTCCCCGGAGATTCAGCCATGACCGCTGCCAGCTACGAAGACCGCGTGCTGTATCAGGGCGACGTGTGGGTGCGGCTGGACACCCTGCCCCGCCTGTTGGCTGAGGGCTGGCGGCGCACCCTGTCGGACGGCGGCGTGGTCAGCGTGATTCGCACGCCGTTTCAGTGGGCGATGGTCAGCCCGGTCATCGAAATCGAAACGGGTGGGTATCAGGGTGACGTGGGCCTGTACGTGCCCGAAGTGATGCTGGAAGAGGCGTTGTATTTGTTGGGCGCGGGCGAGGACGACGGCGCAACGGAAGACGGGCAGGCATAGACGGGGCGTTCATCCGTGTTGGAAAGCCGGGTTACAGTGCTGACTTATAGAGAGTGCTGACCGATCTTCCTCAGCTTTTCCCCTTCCCAATTCCCAGTCTTCCGGAGGCACCACCATGACCACAGAACAAGTCAGTATCGGCGTAGATGTCGGCGGCACCAAAATTGCGACGGGCGTGCTGCGCGGCGATCAACTCCTGAGCCGCCATGTCCAGCCTACCCCCGAAACAGGCTGGGAAGCCGTGTTGGACGCCATTGCCACCCAAGTACAGGACTTGCAGACGGCGCATCCCGACGCCCGCTTGGTCGGCGTAGGCATTCCCGGCCCGCTCAACGCTGACCGCACCCGCGTCAAGTTCGCGCCCAACATCTACGGCTTTACCGATGTGCCGATGGTAGACGGCCTGCGAGACCGCCTCGGCCAGCGCATTATCTTGGAAAACGACGCCAAAGCCGCCGCCCTCGCGGAAGCCCACATGGGCGCGGCGCGGGGCACCGAAAGCAGCATCTACGTGACCGTCAGCACGGGCATCGGCGCAGGCATCGTCCTGAATGGCCGCATCTGGCGCGGGCGGCACGGCATCGCGGGCGAGATCGGGCACATCACGGCGCGGCCCGGCGGCCCGGTCAGCGGCGCGGGTCTGGACGGGGCGCTGGAAGCCGTCGCCAGCGGCACCGCCATTGCCCGCGACGCCAGTTACGCCCTGAACCGCGACGTGTCTACCGCCGAGGCCTTTACGCTGGCCGAGCAGGGCCACCCCGCCGCCCGCCGCATCATTGCTCAGGCGCTGCGGCACATCGGGATTGCGCTGGCCGATCTGCAAAAAACCATAGACCCGGAAGTGTTCGTAGTGGGCGGCGGCGTCGCCAGCGTCGGAGACTATTTCTTTCAGGGCGTGCAGCGGGCCGCCGACGAGTACGCCGCCGGATTCGCCCCCGTGACCATTCGCCGCGCCCAACTGGGGCCAGATGCCGGAGTCATCGGGGCAGCGTTGGCGGCGCGTCACGGGTAAAGCTGTGGGGGGTGAGTGAGAAGAGAGGGGGCCTGTAACGAAAACTCGTTTGCAGGCCCCCTCTCTTCATCCCACTGTTGAAGGCCGCGCTCAGATCACGAATTCGCCGTTTCTCATCACGGCTTCCCGCTCGCCCGACGCACTCAGGCCGTCCACATCCATGTCCGGGCTGCCGATCATCCAGTCTACGTGTACGAGGCTGTCGTTGCCACCTGCCGCGTTGAACTCCTCCAAGCTCATGTCCACGCCGCCCGCCACGTTGAAGCGGTAGGCCGTGCCGATGGCGATGTGCGAGGCAGCGTTCTCGTCGTACAGGGTGTTGAAGAAAAACAGTCCCGAACGGCTGATCGGGCTGGAATGCGGCACCAGCGCGACTTCTCCGAGGCGGTGGCTGCCCTCGTCGGTGGCGATCATCTGGGTCAGGGCGTCTTGGCCCTGCGTGGCGGTGGCTTCTACCACGCGCCCGCCCTCGAAGCGAATGCGGATGCCGTCGACCAGCACGCCGTTGTAAGACAGCGGTTTGGTGCTGACCACCACCCCGTCTACCCGGTTGCGGTGCGGCGCTGTCCAGACTTCTTCGGTGGGAATGTTCGCGGTAAAGGTGATGCCGCCGGGGGTGTCTGCCGAGCCGCCGCCCCAGATGTGGCTGTCTGCGAGGCCCACCGTGAGGTCGGTTTCGCCACTCTTGAAATGCAGGGCGTGGTACTGCTTGGCCGTCAGGGTGTCGCGGCGGCGCTTCAGGTCGGCCAGATGCGTTTGCCAGAGAGAGACCGGGTCAGGCTGATCGGCACGGGTGGCCGCAAAAATGGCGTCCCACTGCTGAGCAATGGCTTCTTCGGCACTCGCGTCGGGGAACATCACCTGT includes the following:
- a CDS encoding ROK family protein, whose product is MTTEQVSIGVDVGGTKIATGVLRGDQLLSRHVQPTPETGWEAVLDAIATQVQDLQTAHPDARLVGVGIPGPLNADRTRVKFAPNIYGFTDVPMVDGLRDRLGQRIILENDAKAAALAEAHMGAARGTESSIYVTVSTGIGAGIVLNGRIWRGRHGIAGEIGHITARPGGPVSGAGLDGALEAVASGTAIARDASYALNRDVSTAEAFTLAEQGHPAARRIIAQALRHIGIALADLQKTIDPEVFVVGGGVASVGDYFFQGVQRAADEYAAGFAPVTIRRAQLGPDAGVIGAALAARHG
- a CDS encoding aminopeptidase; translated protein: MTPANSTLTFEQKLQNYAQLAVRVGLGLRPGQRVLVQAPVDTAPLARLLVREAYAAGASFVDVRWDDDDVVLARFELAPEGTFETLSQWRVNAETEVAEAGGAVIAIRAANPGLLAGVDAARVTAHARALAAYRKPYTAQVMTNRLNWNLISAPVAGWAQVMFPDASAEEAIAQQWDAIFAATRADQPDPVSLWQTHLADLKRRRDTLTAKQYHALHFKSGETDLTVGLADSHIWGGGSADTPGGITFTANIPTEEVWTAPHRNRVDGVVVSTKPLSYNGVLVDGIRIRFEGGRVVEATATQGQDALTQMIATDEGSHRLGEVALVPHSSPISRSGLFFFNTLYDENAASHIAIGTAYRFNVAGGVDMSLEEFNAAGGNDSLVHVDWMIGSPDMDVDGLSASGEREAVMRNGEFVI